From Gimesia panareensis, the proteins below share one genomic window:
- a CDS encoding bestrophin family protein: MISSDRNNFWKDAFTLHGSVTPRVIPYVLAFSLIALGICVFAWFVERLFDSRIGIILAPYEFAGVALGLLLVLRTNAGYDRWWEARVLWGGIVNQTRNLVISSLTYGPQDSQWREQVVRWTAVFPHIARCSLRGQPPSKEVVALVGEEVAKQIETSAHMPGYVAWRLGLLLEEGCQKFGMDRFAFRQIDEQRARLIDHIGGCERILKTPLPIVYAIKIRRFITLYLLALPLALLHQTESVWAILLIPTEVALVAYPLISLDQIGVELQNPFADRNLSHLPLDDISNTIENNVQGFLQLSEEQTAAIPDSQVD, from the coding sequence ATGATCAGTTCCGATCGGAATAATTTCTGGAAGGATGCATTTACCCTGCACGGGTCGGTTACACCTCGGGTGATTCCTTACGTACTGGCATTCTCTCTGATTGCCCTGGGGATTTGCGTGTTCGCCTGGTTTGTGGAACGCCTGTTCGACTCTCGCATTGGTATCATCCTGGCACCTTACGAATTTGCTGGTGTGGCGCTGGGGCTGCTGCTGGTTTTACGGACCAATGCCGGCTACGACCGCTGGTGGGAAGCCCGGGTCTTATGGGGAGGCATCGTGAACCAGACCCGCAACCTGGTGATCAGCTCTTTGACATATGGTCCCCAGGACAGTCAGTGGCGGGAACAGGTCGTTCGCTGGACTGCGGTTTTTCCGCATATTGCCCGCTGTTCTCTGCGGGGACAACCTCCTTCTAAAGAAGTCGTGGCACTGGTCGGGGAAGAGGTTGCAAAACAGATTGAGACGTCTGCCCATATGCCGGGTTATGTTGCCTGGCGACTCGGTTTACTGTTGGAAGAAGGCTGCCAGAAGTTTGGAATGGACCGATTCGCTTTCCGTCAGATCGACGAACAGCGGGCGCGGCTCATTGATCACATCGGGGGGTGCGAGCGGATTCTGAAGACTCCCCTGCCGATCGTCTACGCGATCAAAATCAGACGGTTCATCACGCTTTATCTGTTAGCGCTTCCATTAGCACTGCTGCACCAGACGGAAAGTGTCTGGGCTATCCTGCTGATTCCGACGGAGGTGGCGCTGGTGGCTTATCCTCTGATCTCACTGGATCAGATTGGCGTTGAATTGCAGAATCCCTTTGCCGATCGCAATCTGAGCCACCTGCCTCTGGACGATATTTCGAATACCATCGAAAACAATGTGCAGGGCTTTCTGCAGTTGAGTGAGGAACAGACTGCCGCTATCCCCGACTCACAGGTGGATTGA
- a CDS encoding MarR family winged helix-turn-helix transcriptional regulator has translation MSPLGLEDQVIVALRRITRAIDLHSRGLMQEIGLTAPQLAALQTIARMQPITVGSLAKSIHLSQATLTGILSRLEARHLVSRARRGQDKRTVVVELTDEGQAMLKNAPSLLQDRFRRELLMLQEWEQTQMLSTLQRIASMMDAENIDASPVLSAGEVSAHPEPDSDYLNQPKADSRK, from the coding sequence ATGTCGCCTCTTGGACTTGAGGATCAGGTTATTGTCGCTCTGCGTCGGATCACCCGTGCGATTGATTTACACTCCCGGGGCCTGATGCAGGAAATCGGACTGACTGCCCCGCAACTGGCAGCATTACAGACGATTGCGCGGATGCAACCGATTACCGTCGGATCTCTGGCAAAATCAATCCACCTGAGCCAGGCGACCTTAACCGGCATCCTGAGCCGCCTGGAAGCACGCCATCTGGTTTCCCGCGCACGACGAGGACAGGACAAACGAACTGTGGTGGTAGAACTGACCGATGAGGGGCAGGCCATGCTTAAAAACGCACCGTCTCTGCTCCAGGACCGTTTCCGCCGCGAACTATTAATGCTGCAGGAATGGGAACAGACGCAGATGCTCTCCACACTACAGCGAATCGCTTCGATGATGGACGCTGAAAACATCGATGCCTCCCCGGTTTTATCTGCTGGTGAAGTCTCTGCTCATCCAGAACCGGATTCCGATTATCTCAATCAGCCGAAAGCTGATTCACGAAAGTGA
- the ectB gene encoding diaminobutyrate--2-oxoglutarate transaminase has translation MSIFNKLESNVRGYCRSFPTTFTKAQNATLRDEQGEEYIDFLAGAGSLNYGHNNPQLKEKLLEFLERDGMLHGLDMHTDAKARFLEVFDKRILSPLELDYKIQFTGPTGTNAVEAALKLARKVTGRTNIVSFTNGFHGVSLGSVAATGNSHFRDAAGTPLNNVTFMPYYGYLGDNIDTLEYFEALLKDNSSGLDLPAAVIVETVQGEGGVNVASVEWLQQLETLCEEHGMLLIIDDIQVGCGRTGDFFSFEQAGIVPDIVTLSKSLSAYGLPMSLVLMKADLDQWEPGEHNGTFRGNNLAFVSAAEAIEYYWGDYQLSREIKRKGELIQARLEEIADSVTDVDLEVRGRGMIWGLASQECPDLSGKITEAAFKRGLIIETSGTDSHVLKFLPPLTIEEDQLLQGLDIVADCYKAVLEDEEIMKELGLITSN, from the coding sequence ATGAGTATATTCAACAAACTCGAATCCAACGTTCGAGGCTACTGCCGCTCATTCCCCACCACATTTACCAAAGCCCAGAACGCCACCCTGCGCGATGAACAGGGCGAAGAATACATCGATTTCCTGGCGGGTGCCGGTTCGCTCAACTACGGACACAATAATCCGCAACTGAAAGAAAAACTGCTGGAGTTCCTGGAGCGCGATGGTATGCTGCACGGGCTGGATATGCACACGGACGCTAAAGCCCGATTCCTGGAAGTTTTCGACAAACGCATCCTGTCGCCCCTGGAACTGGACTACAAAATTCAATTCACCGGTCCCACCGGCACCAACGCCGTTGAAGCCGCTTTAAAACTGGCACGTAAAGTTACCGGACGAACCAATATCGTTTCCTTTACCAACGGTTTCCATGGTGTGAGCCTGGGTTCGGTTGCCGCGACTGGTAACAGCCATTTTCGGGATGCCGCCGGCACGCCACTCAATAATGTGACCTTCATGCCTTATTACGGTTATCTGGGTGACAATATCGATACCCTGGAATACTTTGAGGCGCTCCTGAAAGATAACAGTAGTGGTCTCGACCTTCCTGCCGCCGTGATTGTCGAAACCGTCCAGGGCGAAGGTGGCGTGAATGTCGCGAGTGTCGAATGGCTGCAGCAACTGGAAACCCTCTGTGAAGAACACGGCATGCTGCTGATCATTGACGACATTCAGGTCGGCTGTGGACGTACGGGTGATTTCTTCAGCTTTGAACAGGCGGGAATCGTACCCGATATCGTCACCCTGTCGAAATCCTTGAGTGCCTACGGGCTTCCCATGTCTCTGGTTCTGATGAAAGCAGATCTGGACCAGTGGGAACCGGGGGAACACAACGGAACTTTCCGTGGAAACAATCTGGCCTTCGTGTCTGCAGCGGAAGCCATTGAATACTACTGGGGTGACTACCAGCTGTCTCGTGAAATCAAACGCAAAGGCGAACTCATCCAGGCGCGTCTGGAAGAAATTGCTGACAGCGTGACAGACGTAGATCTGGAAGTCCGTGGTCGTGGCATGATCTGGGGACTGGCCAGCCAGGAATGCCCGGATCTGTCCGGCAAAATCACGGAAGCGGCCTTCAAACGGGGACTGATCATCGAGACCAGTGGTACCGACAGCCATGTGCTCAAATTCCTGCCCCCGCTGACAATCGAAGAAGATCAGCTGCTGCAGGGACTCGACATTGTTGCCGACTGCTACAAAGCCGTTCTGGAAGATGAAGAAATTATGAAAGAACTGGGCCTGATCACCAGCAACTGA
- a CDS encoding methyltransferase, which yields MTEHALHQQLDQMITGYWSSQAIYAAAKLGIADLLTEGPQTAEQLAVATETHAGALYRVLRALASVGIFAENQQQEFTLTPMAEYLRSDVPGSKRALAMMSGDEQFQCWSEIMYSVQTGKTSFDKVFGQPIFEYLSQHPDKGQIFDKAMTGIHGRETDEILQAYDFSGIETLVDVGGGNGSNLIHILQKYPDMQGILFDLPHVVERAQPHIEQAGVDDRCEMVGGNFFESVPANADTWFMRHIIHDWDDEKSLTILKNCHAVMPEGSKLLIVESVIPAGNDPFAGKFLDLVMLMIPGGKERTTDEYRALFDQAGFELVRIIPTESELSIIEFVKK from the coding sequence ATGACGGAGCATGCACTGCATCAGCAACTCGATCAGATGATTACCGGCTACTGGTCTTCCCAGGCCATTTATGCAGCTGCAAAGCTGGGAATTGCCGATCTGCTGACAGAAGGACCGCAGACAGCCGAACAACTGGCAGTTGCTACTGAAACCCATGCCGGTGCCCTGTATCGAGTCTTGCGTGCACTGGCCAGCGTGGGGATCTTTGCAGAAAACCAGCAGCAGGAATTCACCCTGACACCGATGGCGGAATATTTGCGCAGCGATGTTCCCGGTTCGAAACGTGCCCTGGCCATGATGTCAGGCGATGAGCAGTTTCAGTGCTGGAGCGAAATCATGTATAGCGTCCAGACCGGGAAGACGTCATTCGATAAGGTATTTGGACAACCGATCTTCGAATACCTGTCCCAGCATCCGGATAAAGGTCAGATCTTTGATAAAGCCATGACCGGCATCCACGGTCGAGAGACTGACGAAATTCTGCAGGCCTATGATTTCTCGGGCATCGAGACTCTGGTCGACGTGGGTGGTGGAAATGGATCGAACCTCATCCATATCCTGCAAAAGTACCCGGACATGCAAGGTATCTTGTTCGATCTGCCTCATGTAGTGGAACGGGCTCAGCCTCACATTGAACAGGCAGGTGTGGACGATCGTTGTGAAATGGTGGGCGGAAATTTCTTTGAATCCGTTCCCGCGAATGCAGATACCTGGTTCATGCGGCATATCATTCATGACTGGGATGACGAAAAGTCGCTCACGATTCTCAAAAACTGCCATGCGGTCATGCCTGAAGGTAGTAAGCTGCTGATCGTGGAAAGTGTGATTCCCGCAGGCAACGACCCCTTTGCAGGTAAGTTTCTGGACCTGGTCATGCTGATGATTCCCGGAGGCAAGGAACGGACGACAGATGAGTACCGCGCACTGTTTGACCAGGCGGGCTTTGAACTGGTGCGTATCATTCCCACAGAATCCGAACTGAGTATCATCGAATTCGTCAAAAAATAG
- the thpD gene encoding ectoine hydroxylase, with protein MNTELANSNDLYPSRVKPQPEFLDRTDPVVYGSPQAGPLTAGQLNQFERDGFLILPAFFSEQEIAACNAELARLRDSDSTRKCPEAIVEPDCDELRSLFAIHQPDISPFFAEVARDARIASMAMQILGSEVYIHQSRVNLKPGFAGREFYWHSDFETWHVEDGMPRMRAVSCSLLLTDNYEFNAPLMLVPGSHQKYVSCVGETPEDHYLTSLQKQELGIPDQDSLHELVNQHGIIQGEGPAGTLVLFDCNTMHGSNGNITPFPRSNLFFVYNSIWNQLTEPFGQKAPRPEFIASRLHCAPVSQRAVDYSLQ; from the coding sequence ATGAACACTGAATTAGCGAATTCGAACGATCTCTATCCCTCTCGAGTCAAACCGCAACCGGAATTTCTGGATCGGACTGATCCGGTGGTCTATGGATCTCCCCAAGCGGGTCCCCTGACGGCAGGCCAGCTGAATCAGTTTGAGCGTGACGGCTTTCTGATTCTACCTGCTTTTTTCTCTGAGCAGGAAATCGCTGCCTGTAACGCAGAGCTGGCCAGGTTGCGGGACAGCGACTCTACCCGTAAGTGCCCCGAGGCAATCGTCGAGCCGGACTGCGACGAGCTACGCTCTTTATTTGCCATCCATCAGCCAGATATCAGCCCGTTCTTTGCTGAAGTGGCTCGTGATGCACGGATTGCCTCCATGGCGATGCAGATTCTGGGCAGTGAAGTCTATATCCACCAGTCGCGTGTTAATCTGAAACCGGGCTTTGCCGGCAGGGAATTCTACTGGCATTCCGACTTCGAAACCTGGCACGTGGAAGACGGTATGCCCCGCATGCGGGCCGTCAGTTGTTCTCTGCTCCTGACGGATAATTACGAATTCAACGCTCCCCTGATGCTGGTACCCGGTTCACATCAGAAGTATGTGTCGTGCGTCGGCGAAACTCCGGAAGACCATTACCTGACTTCTCTGCAAAAGCAGGAACTGGGCATTCCAGATCAGGATTCATTACACGAACTGGTCAACCAGCATGGAATCATCCAGGGAGAAGGTCCTGCCGGAACCCTGGTCCTGTTCGACTGTAATACCATGCATGGATCTAATGGGAATATCACTCCATTTCCACGTTCGAATCTGTTTTTTGTTTATAACAGTATCTGGAACCAGCTTACGGAACCCTTTGGCCAGAAAGCCCCCAGACCGGAATTCATTGCCTCGCGTCTACATTGTGCCCCCGTATCGCAGCGGGCCGTGGATTACAGTCTTCAGTAA
- a CDS encoding transporter, whose translation MDDSSLQVDPVRGLYFSPCCGTLFQWNAGPECSGGPQLDQPLQTDRPNFTSTSVTVGKGVTQIESGYTYMKSNETGQDVRYQSFGEFLFRQGILADWLEFRVGFSPLQQTAQIGSYQNSTFGTDDLDLALQFALTPQAGILPEMALIVSMSVPTGSPAFTSHQVEPGVDLIYAWQLNDFLSVAASTQGYGNVDDSGSSYLEMAQSCSVGYQLTKSLGAYTEWFALIPSGARTARTEHYFDAGFTYLINNNVQLDMSAGVGLSEAAADFFAGAGLSIRFP comes from the coding sequence GTGGATGACTCCAGTTTACAGGTTGATCCGGTTCGAGGGCTGTATTTTTCTCCCTGTTGTGGCACCCTGTTTCAATGGAATGCAGGCCCTGAATGTTCTGGAGGACCTCAACTGGATCAGCCTCTGCAGACCGACCGTCCCAACTTCACTTCGACTTCGGTGACTGTGGGAAAAGGGGTGACTCAGATTGAATCTGGTTACACTTACATGAAAAGCAATGAGACAGGTCAGGATGTCAGGTATCAGTCGTTTGGTGAATTCCTGTTTCGACAGGGCATTCTGGCGGACTGGCTGGAGTTTCGGGTCGGGTTTTCTCCCCTGCAACAGACGGCACAAATCGGCAGTTATCAGAACAGCACATTCGGTACCGATGATCTGGATCTGGCGCTGCAGTTTGCTCTGACCCCTCAGGCAGGAATTCTGCCGGAAATGGCTCTGATAGTCTCGATGAGTGTTCCGACAGGCAGCCCCGCGTTTACGTCGCATCAGGTCGAACCCGGTGTCGATTTGATCTATGCCTGGCAGTTGAACGATTTCCTGTCCGTGGCTGCTTCCACGCAGGGGTATGGTAATGTTGATGACAGTGGCAGTTCCTACCTGGAGATGGCACAGTCCTGTTCGGTGGGCTATCAATTGACCAAATCGTTGGGGGCTTATACCGAATGGTTTGCCTTGATTCCCAGTGGAGCCCGGACTGCGAGAACCGAGCATTACTTTGACGCCGGATTTACTTATCTGATCAATAACAACGTGCAACTTGATATGAGTGCGGGAGTCGGCTTGAGTGAAGCCGCTGCCGACTTTTTTGCCGGCGCAGGTCTATCGATCCGCTTTCCCTGA
- a CDS encoding methyltransferase translates to MTDQAYPQQLEQMITGYCISQSIYAAAKLEIADLLISGPQTAEQLATATNTDAESLYRLLRALASVGIFAENEQGEFSLTPLAEPLRSDHPESKQACAIMNGEDQFRPWCEIIYSLQTGKPAYDKIWGKSVFEFLAEHPDKAKIFDRAMTGIHGRGNDLVLDTYDFSGIQILADVGGGNGLHLTGILQANPDLHGQLFDLPHVVERAQPQIEQAGLEDRCDLVGGDFFTSIPRGPDAILMRHIIHDWNDEKSLNILRNCHAALPDQGKLLILESVIQPGNAPFWGKFVDLIMLLVTGGKERTAEDFRSLFDRAGFEMTRVIPTSSDLCIVEGIKR, encoded by the coding sequence ATGACGGATCAGGCTTACCCGCAACAACTGGAGCAGATGATTACCGGCTACTGCATCTCGCAGAGCATTTACGCTGCCGCGAAACTGGAAATCGCTGATCTGTTAATCTCGGGTCCCCAGACTGCAGAACAACTGGCTACAGCCACAAACACGGATGCCGAGTCGCTCTATCGCCTGTTACGCGCATTGGCCAGTGTGGGCATCTTCGCGGAGAATGAACAGGGAGAGTTCTCACTGACTCCGCTGGCAGAACCACTGCGCAGCGATCATCCCGAATCCAAACAGGCCTGTGCCATCATGAACGGGGAAGACCAGTTTCGTCCCTGGTGCGAAATCATTTACAGCCTGCAGACCGGCAAACCCGCGTACGACAAAATCTGGGGGAAATCCGTCTTTGAATTTCTGGCAGAACATCCGGACAAGGCCAAGATTTTCGACAGAGCCATGACCGGCATTCATGGTCGGGGAAACGATTTGGTCCTCGATACATATGATTTTTCTGGCATCCAGATCCTGGCAGACGTCGGCGGCGGAAACGGCCTGCATCTGACAGGCATCCTGCAGGCGAACCCGGACCTGCATGGTCAGCTGTTTGACCTGCCGCACGTGGTTGAGCGTGCCCAGCCTCAAATCGAACAGGCAGGTTTGGAAGACCGTTGTGATCTTGTGGGCGGTGATTTTTTTACATCTATCCCCCGCGGACCGGATGCCATTCTCATGCGGCACATTATCCACGACTGGAACGATGAAAAATCGCTCAACATCCTCAGAAACTGTCACGCGGCCCTGCCGGACCAGGGAAAACTGCTCATTCTGGAAAGTGTCATCCAGCCGGGTAATGCGCCCTTCTGGGGTAAGTTCGTGGACCTGATCATGCTGCTGGTCACTGGTGGTAAGGAACGCACCGCTGAGGATTTTCGTTCTCTGTTTGACCGGGCCGGATTTGAAATGACGCGGGTAATCCCGACATCGTCCGACCTCTGCATTGTCGAAGGGATTAAACGCTGA
- a CDS encoding glycoside hydrolase family 10 protein, which translates to MTHFFQWTLYLTVCLLLLQSVVLRSAEPETEPRPHIKIRGIYGGAPTQLLEQNRTLPELGVNAIFMGSGSLTQDRIQQLKQQGANVFAEFNTMHVTSYLKEHPDAAPIGVDGKICPPPHGWQGICPTHLGYRKYRMDEFRRVLKEYDIDGIWLDYHHSHASWERAEPDMPDTCFCERCLKQFQRDTKTSLPDAPTSQLAQQLLGKQKAVWTQWRCDVFTDWVREFRSIIDETRPQALLGTFHCPWTDTEFEGALKNKLAIDLKAQAKYVDVFSIMPYHARFNHPQDPAWISRQTAWLGKYLGIKGTPGERHKIWPIVQLSDWGETVPVEQVQPVLEHGTRLPATGVMVFRWGSLHPQTDKVEAMIKYYQSIKP; encoded by the coding sequence ATGACCCACTTTTTCCAATGGACTCTCTACTTAACCGTCTGTCTACTCCTGCTGCAGAGTGTCGTTCTGCGTTCAGCTGAGCCAGAAACAGAGCCACGCCCCCACATCAAAATCCGGGGCATCTATGGTGGTGCCCCCACGCAACTGCTGGAGCAAAACCGGACGCTGCCCGAACTGGGGGTGAATGCCATCTTTATGGGATCGGGCAGTCTGACACAGGATCGGATTCAGCAGTTGAAGCAGCAGGGGGCGAACGTCTTTGCCGAGTTCAACACGATGCATGTCACCAGTTATCTGAAAGAACACCCGGATGCCGCCCCGATCGGCGTGGATGGAAAGATCTGCCCGCCCCCGCACGGCTGGCAGGGAATCTGTCCGACCCACCTCGGCTATCGCAAATACCGGATGGATGAATTCCGCCGCGTCCTCAAAGAATATGACATTGACGGCATCTGGCTCGACTATCATCACAGCCATGCCAGTTGGGAACGGGCAGAACCTGACATGCCGGACACCTGCTTCTGTGAACGTTGCCTGAAACAGTTCCAGCGTGATACGAAAACCAGTTTGCCGGACGCCCCGACCTCCCAGCTCGCTCAGCAGCTACTGGGAAAACAGAAAGCGGTCTGGACGCAGTGGCGGTGTGACGTTTTTACCGACTGGGTCCGCGAATTCCGCTCAATCATCGACGAGACACGACCACAAGCCCTGTTAGGCACTTTTCACTGCCCCTGGACCGATACCGAGTTCGAGGGAGCGCTGAAAAACAAACTGGCCATCGACCTTAAAGCGCAGGCGAAATATGTCGATGTCTTCAGCATCATGCCCTACCACGCCCGCTTCAATCACCCGCAGGATCCCGCCTGGATTTCCCGGCAGACCGCCTGGCTGGGAAAATATCTGGGGATTAAAGGTACTCCCGGGGAACGGCACAAGATCTGGCCTATCGTGCAACTCTCGGACTGGGGAGAAACGGTTCCCGTCGAACAGGTCCAGCCGGTGCTGGAGCATGGCACGCGGCTACCCGCCACCGGGGTGATGGTCTTCCGTTGGGGGTCACTCCATCCTCAGACCGACAAGGTGGAAGCGATGATCAAATACTATCAGTCGATCAAACCATAA
- a CDS encoding glycerophosphodiester phosphodiesterase has product MNLSCRVLIATLFLLLTLPQHLSGASPLIVAHRGLLKVAPENTIANFRACLELRLGFEFDVQRTKDGHLVCMHDSTVNRTTDGTGKVSDLTLAEIKKLDAGNWFDSQFAGERVPTIDEVLQLVARYRQHEILVAVDFKDADVEQDVVRLAEKHQVLPRLIFIGRTITEPQMRMNLKAASPKVETAAVANNAAEFSTALAAPHADWVYLRYLAPASEIKKVHTAHKRTFIAGPTVSGDLPENWRRITKAGVDAILTDYPLQLRLALKRTP; this is encoded by the coding sequence ATGAACCTGTCCTGCCGTGTACTGATCGCCACACTCTTCCTGCTTTTGACACTACCTCAGCATTTGTCAGGAGCTTCCCCCCTGATCGTTGCCCACCGGGGTCTGCTCAAGGTGGCGCCGGAGAATACCATCGCCAACTTTCGCGCCTGCCTGGAACTGCGGCTCGGATTTGAATTTGACGTCCAGAGAACGAAAGACGGGCATCTGGTCTGCATGCATGATTCAACGGTCAACCGTACCACTGATGGCACCGGAAAAGTCTCGGACCTCACACTGGCGGAAATCAAAAAACTGGATGCAGGCAACTGGTTTGACAGCCAGTTTGCCGGTGAACGGGTCCCAACCATCGATGAGGTCTTACAACTTGTTGCCCGCTATCGTCAGCATGAGATTCTGGTCGCGGTCGACTTTAAAGATGCTGACGTCGAACAGGATGTGGTTCGACTGGCAGAAAAACACCAGGTCCTCCCACGTTTGATTTTCATCGGCAGAACCATCACGGAACCTCAAATGCGGATGAACCTGAAAGCCGCCTCTCCCAAAGTGGAAACGGCGGCTGTCGCCAACAATGCTGCCGAGTTTTCTACGGCGCTGGCTGCTCCGCATGCAGACTGGGTCTACCTGCGGTACCTCGCCCCTGCCAGTGAAATCAAAAAAGTGCATACTGCTCACAAACGAACGTTTATCGCCGGCCCGACAGTCAGTGGCGATCTGCCGGAAAACTGGCGCCGGATCACCAAGGCAGGCGTGGATGCCATCCTGACTGATTACCCACTGCAACTGCGACTGGCTCTGAAACGTACCCCCTGA
- a CDS encoding ectoine synthase produces MLVRQLNEVIGTDRDIKSETWNSRRLLLAGDKMGFSLHDTLIHPGTETEIWYQNHLEAVYCIEGEGEIELIPDGPTYPISPGMMYALDENDRHLLRAKTQLRMVCVFNPPVTGQEVHDENGAYPAAATNES; encoded by the coding sequence ATGCTCGTACGTCAATTGAACGAGGTCATTGGCACAGACCGTGATATTAAATCCGAAACCTGGAACAGCCGTCGCCTGCTGCTGGCGGGAGACAAAATGGGATTCTCCCTGCACGACACGCTGATCCATCCGGGAACCGAAACGGAAATCTGGTACCAGAATCATCTGGAAGCCGTGTATTGCATTGAAGGGGAAGGCGAAATCGAACTCATTCCGGATGGCCCCACTTATCCCATCTCTCCCGGCATGATGTATGCTCTGGATGAGAACGATCGCCACCTGCTCCGAGCGAAAACTCAGTTGCGGATGGTTTGTGTGTTCAATCCCCCCGTCACCGGTCAGGAAGTCCATGACGAAAATGGTGCCTATCCTGCTGCCGCTACCAACGAATCCTGA
- the yaaA gene encoding peroxide stress protein YaaA — protein MLTVLSPAKSLNLEPQKQTSKYSTPEFLEEAETLVKKLKRMSRKSLSDLMGISDDLAELNHGRFNKWSCPFTTDNAKQAVLTFNGDVYQGLQASQFKARDLAFAQDHLRILSGLYGVLRPLDLMQAYRLEMGTSLSTRQGKTLYDFWGDQITESLKSDLAKQKQQALVNLASNEYFKSVKPKLLGCPVITPVFKEIKDGKSRTIALFAKQARGRMAAWIIQNRIDTPEKLTEFNLDGYEYQPDESTADKLTFSRPQPPPVGKK, from the coding sequence ATGCTGACTGTACTCTCCCCTGCCAAATCACTGAATCTGGAACCGCAGAAACAGACTTCGAAATACTCGACACCGGAGTTCCTGGAGGAAGCAGAAACACTCGTCAAAAAGCTGAAGCGAATGTCCCGCAAATCTCTGAGTGACTTGATGGGCATCAGCGACGATCTGGCCGAGCTGAATCACGGACGGTTCAATAAGTGGTCATGCCCCTTTACGACAGACAATGCCAAACAGGCGGTCCTGACCTTCAATGGAGATGTCTACCAGGGACTGCAGGCCAGCCAGTTCAAGGCCCGCGATCTCGCATTTGCCCAGGATCACCTGCGAATTCTCTCCGGATTGTACGGCGTCCTGCGACCGCTGGATCTGATGCAGGCCTATCGACTGGAGATGGGAACCAGCCTGTCTACACGCCAGGGGAAAACTCTCTACGATTTCTGGGGCGATCAAATCACGGAATCACTCAAGTCTGATCTAGCAAAACAGAAACAACAGGCCCTGGTCAATCTTGCTTCGAATGAATATTTCAAATCAGTCAAACCCAAACTGCTGGGATGTCCGGTCATCACGCCGGTTTTCAAAGAAATCAAGGATGGAAAATCACGCACAATTGCCCTGTTCGCAAAACAGGCGCGGGGGCGAATGGCGGCCTGGATCATTCAAAACCGTATCGACACCCCGGAAAAACTGACCGAATTCAACCTGGATGGGTATGAATACCAGCCCGATGAATCGACGGCAGACAAATTGACTTTTTCCCGCCCGCAACCACCGCCGGTCGGAAAGAAATAA
- the ectA gene encoding diaminobutyrate acetyltransferase, which translates to MDTANQLIFREPRVEDALAISRLIKRCPPLDVNSTYATLLLCRDFSDTCVAVEQDSEILAFLSAYRPPHREKTIFIWQAAVDSRLRSQGIGSRMLDDLLSRESLADVNYLETTITPSNQSSQKLFRKLAKRLNTECRSNKGFSADLFGEVEEHEAEDLYQLGPFTLKPVHGEKTPVS; encoded by the coding sequence ATGGATACGGCCAACCAACTGATTTTTCGCGAGCCCCGAGTGGAAGATGCGCTCGCGATTTCCCGCCTGATTAAACGCTGTCCTCCTCTGGACGTGAATTCCACTTACGCGACTTTACTGCTCTGTCGTGACTTTAGCGACACCTGTGTCGCCGTGGAGCAGGATTCGGAAATCCTGGCATTCCTGTCAGCCTACCGACCTCCACACCGCGAAAAGACAATTTTTATCTGGCAAGCTGCCGTCGACAGTCGCCTGCGTTCTCAGGGAATCGGTTCCCGAATGCTGGATGACCTGCTGTCACGGGAATCGCTGGCCGATGTGAACTATCTGGAAACGACGATTACCCCTTCGAATCAATCGTCGCAAAAACTGTTTCGTAAACTGGCGAAACGTCTCAACACGGAATGTCGATCGAACAAGGGATTTTCTGCTGACCTGTTTGGTGAAGTAGAAGAACACGAAGCCGAAGATCTCTACCAGCTTGGTCCATTCACACTCAAACCCGTTCATGGAGAGAAAACACCAGTATCATGA